In Gossypium arboreum isolate Shixiya-1 chromosome 6, ASM2569848v2, whole genome shotgun sequence, the following are encoded in one genomic region:
- the LOC108485431 gene encoding uncharacterized protein LOC108485431: protein MLLRNSISNTKRFFQKTLRSFKSLFSGTDAEPYQRLPKASPYNPYSFTAAGVAVNPNDNGNPKERNDNRKKIKFSTHNIEAQRQGNNKGNMKQSTTQGRDDHQDIKQHKTRSAKVGNRREDCNSGERRREERNLSVPQKLKELEMMDMSNMEHVLDIEEVLQYYSRLTCPTYLDIVDKFLMEMYAEILGPPDSPRRVNSSQNIDQ, encoded by the coding sequence ATGCTGCTTCGAAATTCCATTTCCAATACCAAAAGGTTCTTTCAGAAAACCTTACGAAGTTTCAAGTCTCTCTTCTCTGGTACTGATGCTGAACCTTACCAAAGGCTACCCAAAGCCTCTCCGTACAATCCCTATTCATTCACCGCTGCAGGCGTTGCCGTGAATCCcaacgacaatggcaacccaaagGAAAGAAATGACAACAGGAAAAAGATAAAATTTTCAACTCATAATATAGAAGCGCAAAGACAAGGAAACAATAAGGGAAATATGAAGCAGTCTACGACACAAGGAAGAGATGACCATCAGGACATTAAGCAGCATAAAACGAGGAGTGCCAAGGTGGGGAACAGACGAGAGGATTGTAATTCAGGCgagagaagaagagaagaaaggAATTTATCAGTGCCACAAAAGCTGAAAGAGCTAGAGATGATGGATATGAGCAATATGGAACATGTTCTTGACATTGAAGAGGTTCTTCAATACTATTCTCGACTCACTTGTCCTACCTATCTTGATATTGTCGACAAGTTTCTCATGGAAATGTATGCAGAAATTTTGGGACCCCCAGATTCTCCAAGAAGAGTCAACTCAAGCCAAAATATCGATCAGTGA